In the genome of Pseudomonas lalucatii, the window AGCACCTTGGTGTACTGCACGTCAATGCGCGCGACCTGCACCTCGGCCTGAGCCTGCTTCCACGCCGCCATGGCGTCATCGTATTGCTGGCGGCTGACCGCGCTGGTCTTGAGCAACCGTTCATAGCGCTGGGCCAGGTTCTCGGCAGTGGTCAGGTTGGCCTCGGCGCGCGCCAGTCGCGCCTCGTAGGTGCGCGGATCGATCTGGTACAGCTGCTGCCCCTTCTTCACTTCCGTGCCTTCGGCGAATAGCCGCCGCTGCAGGATGCCCGTGACCTGTGGCCTGACCTCGGCGATGCGGTAGGCGCTGGTGCGCCCCGGCAGATCGGTAGTCAGCATCAACGGCTGCGCCTCGACCCGATAGACCCCCACTTCCGGCGCCGGCGCCGCGGTTTGCGCCTTGTCCGACTCCGCACATCCGGCCAGCAGCAGTGCCGCCAGCGGAACGGAGTGCCATGCGCGCGATTTAGCTTTTCGGTGAATCACCTGTTGTCTCCCCTGATGCACGAAAGGTTGTACCGTATTGCGGTCCAGTGTATCACTATGCGATTCATGACAAACAACTCGGAATATGTAACAGGTCTGAACGAAACGGCCGGCAACTCAGGTCGGCGACCTTGAACAATGCCTGTTCACTCTGGCGAAGCTGCTGGAAAATGCCCGCTGCCCAAGTGGGCGCAGCACATTGAGAGGACGCCATGACACAGACAGACCAGGCCGGTGAAGCCGGCCGGCACGGCGGTATTCAGGTAATCGCCCGCGCAGGAGCGATCATGCGGGCTCTGGGCGACAACCCCCAGGGACTGAGCCTGGCCGCCATCGCGCAGATCGTCGACCTGCCCCGCTCCACGGTGCAGCGCATCATCACCGCGCTGGAGGCCGAGTACCTAGTCGAGACCCTCGGCCCCGTTGGCGGCTTCCGCCTGGGGCCAGCACTCGGGCAACTGATCAGCCAGACCCAGACGGACATCATCACGTTGCTCAAGCCCTACATGCTCGAACTCTCCGAGCAGTTGGACGAGTCGGTTTGTGTCAGCACGCTGGTCGGGAACAAGGCCTACGTGGTCGACCGCGTCGTGGCCGAGCGAGAGCTGCGGGTGGTGTTTCCCATTGGTATCAAGGCGCCGGCCTATGCGACCGCGAGTGGCAAAGCGTTGCTGGCGGCGCTGTCCGATGAATGGATGCAACCGCTGCTGCCCGACCCGCTGCCGATCGTGACCCCCTGCACGCCTGACCGGATTACGCTGCTAGAACAGCTTGGCCAAATCGCTGAGGGCACCGTTGCCGAAGAGCACGGCGAGTTGATCGAAGGTCTCAGTTCGTTTGCGATCACGCTAGAAACCTATCTGGGTCGTTACTCAATTGCAGTCGTCGGACCGACCGCGCGCTTGGTGACTCGTCGTGAGCCATTTCAGCAGGCGCTGCACAGCTGCAAACAGAGCGTCGAGCGGGCCATCGGCCGACGCGCTTCGCATACATCCTGAGGCGAACGCATGGCTAGACGAACCGCTGCTGAGGCGGAACTGACCCGACGCAAGATTCTGATGGCTGCCAATGAAGTGTTCTGGGATGAGGGGGGCGATTCAGATAATGCCGCGCTGGCAACGGTGGTCAAGATGGCGGGCGTGACACGCGGTGCGGTCTATTGGCATTTCAAGGACAAGCACGCCATCTTGGGCGTTGGCGACGGCCGAGCGCATCGGCCACAACAAGGCGGCGGAGGCCCTGGCCAACAAACTGGTCCGCATATGCTGGGCGGTGTGGTGCCACGAACGACGCTTCAGCGGCGACTGGCACAGCGCAAGGCCCGCCTGACGGCGGGGGTAATCAGGAGGGCATGCAGGTTTTCGAGTGGTTGTGGTGAGAGGCGAGACTGTCGGAACAGGCAAGTCATTAATGCAAGAGGATTCGTCACGATGCAGGGGAAACGCTAAATGGGCTACGCGTGACATGGCTACCACCCTCTGGGAACAGGAAGGCACCGGCCGTTTTGGCGACAGTAAACCAGGCTCCCCTAGCGCCTGGTCGCGGGCCCGCCCCCCAGGTCGAGAAGCCGTCAGCGCATTGCCAAGGGATCCACCAAACCAGCGGCGATGGCCATTCCGACCAATTCCGGCAGGGTTTCAGCCTGCATGCGTTTCATCACTCGCGAGCGATACAGGTCGACCGTCTTGACGCTGATATCCAACTGCTCGGCCACCTCTCGATTGGTGTATCCACGCACCAGCGGCACCAGGACATCACGTTCGCGTGGGGTAAGACTGTCCAGGCGAGCCTGCACCTCAGCCAGGCGGGCATCATGGCGGACGGGCTGCGCACTTCTGCTCAACGCCTGCTGCACGCTGTCCAGCAGCAGCTGCTCGTTGTAGGGCTTCTCGATGAAGTCCACCGCCCCCGCTCTGAATGCCCGCACCACGATGGGTACGTCGGCGTGCCCGCTGACGAAGATCAACGGCAACTCGATGCCGCGTTGGCGCAGTTCTTCCTGTACGTTCAGCCCACCCATGCCTGGCATACGCACGTCGAGCAATACACAGGCATTGCGATCAGGCTCGCAGGCGTCGAGAAAGGCGCGGCCACTGGTAAAGGGCAATGCCTTGAGACCGACGGACTCCAGTAGCCAGACGGTGGAGTCAAGCATGCCCTGATCGTCGTCGACCACGTAGACCAGCTGTTCTTGTTGTTGCGGCATCTATCACTCCGGATGTTGTTCTGTTCGGGCCAATGGCAAACGACACTCGAGGCATAGACCGCCACCCTCTCCGGCTAAAGCCTCAAGAGATCCGCCGAAACCCTCGATGATGCTGCGACTCATCGACAGCCCCAGCCCCAGCCCTTCGGCCTTACTGGTGTAGAACGGGGCGAAGATGTGCTCGAGCTCGGCCTCGGCCACCCCACTTCCCTGATCCTGTACCCGAATGCAGAGTTCGCCCGCCACCTCCGCCCCAGACAGCTCAATCCGTGAGGGGTGATCAGGATGGGCCTCGCGGTTGGCCTCGATGGCATTGCGCAACAGGTTAAGCAGGACCTGCTCGAGCAACACCCGGTCAACATAGGCCGGCGGCAGATTGTCCGGGAATTGCTCCTCGATCGCCACCTGACAGCTATTTGCCTCCCATGCGCAGAGCCGCACCGCGCCACGCGCCACCTCACTCAAGTCGAGAGCCTGCATGCGACGCTGGCCCTTGCGCAGAAAAGCGCGCAAACGCTTGATTACCTCGGCCGCGTGATTCGCGTGCTCGGTGATACGGGCCAGCCCCTGGCCTATCCGTTCGCCGGCCTGGGGGTTGTCGCCCAGGCTCTGCAGATAGCGCTGGCTGGCGCAGGCATAATTGACCACCGCCGCCAGCGGCTGATTGATTTCATGAGCAATGCCGGACGCCAGTTCGCCAAGGGTCACCAACCGCGCAGTATGTGCCAGTTCGTCCTGGTGCCGACGCTGCTGAGTCTCGCGCAGTTCACGTTCACTCATGTCCCGCGCGACTAGCGAGTAGTAACGCTCGCCACCGGCAGCACGATGTGCCAGCAGTACCAGCGACACGGGCAATGCAGCACCGCCGCCCGGTGGCTGTAGACGTGAATCGATATTCCACACCCCGCACTGCTCGGCAGTGCTCCAGCCCTCACACGCCAAGCGCGCCCAGTCATCGCGGGGCAGAAACTCGTCCAGCGCAGGTACCGGCTGCTGCTGCTCCAACTGCAGCGCGCGGCGCGCAGCCGGATTAAGGAAGGTGACACGCTTCTGCGAGTCGATGAACAACACCAGATCGGTATTGGCCTCGACCACCTCGGCAAGCCGCCGTCTGTTTTCCTCGGCATGGACCCGCGCGGTGATGTCCCTCGACACGCTGACCACCTCGACAACCGAGCCGGTGTAGGTTTCACGTATGCCCCGGCTGGCAGTCTCGAACCACAGGTAGTGACCGTCTCGGTGACGGATCCGGTAGGTCATGGTGTGGTAGCCGTCTGGTGCGCTGTACCAGGTCTACACCAGCCCCGGTCGGGTCACGGCGATCAACCTGCAGGCCGGCGAAGAGCTGGTCACCGTGGCAGCGGGCGATACCGTGCGCTGGATCGTCGGCGACACCTCCAGCGGCAGCGGCGAAGAACTGCGGGTCAGCGTGCTGATCAAGCCGACCCGAACCGACCTCAAGACCAATCTGGTGATCACCACCACGCGGCGCACCTACCTGATCGAGCTGAGCTCCACCGAGCACGCCTGGATGGCCTCGGTGTCCTGGGACTACCCCAAGGACCGCATGCTCGCACTGCAGCGTCGTGCCAGTGCCGCGCAAGTGGCGGCACCTGTGGGCGCCGGCCTGGCGCTGGAGCAGCTGCGCTTTCGCTATGCCATCAGCGGCGGCAACCCGCCGTGGAAGCCACTGCGCGCCTTCGACGACGGGCGCAAGGTGTATATCCAGTTCCCCGCCGGCATTGCCCAGGGCGAGTTGCCGCCGCTGTTCGTGATCGGCCCGGAAGGTGACGGGCAACTGGTGAACTACCGCTTCCGCTCGCCCTACTACATAGTCGACCGCCTGTTCGGCGCGGCCGAGTTGCGCCTGGGCGCCGACGAGGGCGATGTGGTGCGGATCGAGCGCACCGATGGCGTGGCACGGAGGCCCTGAGCATGAATGCCAAGGACGACAGTCAAACCGCGGCGCCTTCGCCGCTGCCCAAGGAGGCACCGGAGTCGCTGGAGCTGCGGGCGCAACCGCGCCCGGTCACCCGCCTCAATCCGCGCATGCTGGCGGTACTGGTCGGAGGACTGGCCAGCGCGGTGCTGGGCGCCATGCTGTGGTCGCTGCAGCCCCAGCCGCGACGCCAGGGCGCGGAGCAGACCGAGCTGTACAACGTCGAGCGCATCGCCCGCTCCGAGGGCCTGGAGCAGCTGCCCGCCGACTACTCGCAACTGCCTCCCCCCGCCGCACCCGAGGTGCCGCAGCTGGGTCCGCCCCTGCCCGGTGACCTGGGTGGTGCCATTCTCAGGGCCGAGCAGCAGGCGCAGGGCTATGGCTACGGCCAAGCCGGTCCCGACCCGGCCGAGGCCGAACGCCTGGCCAGGCTCAAGGAAGCCGAGGAAGCGGCGCTGTCCTCGGTGTTTTTCCAGACTGGCAGCGCGAGGAAATCGAACGCTGCATCCACTGGGGGCGCCCAACTCGATCCCGAGATCCTGGGTGCAGTGCCGTCAGCCATGGTAGCCGGAGTATCTGGAACACCAGCCCAGCAGGAGCAGAACGAGGCGTTCCTCAGTAAATCCGTAAATGCACAAATCCGTAATTCCGGATTGCTGCAGATGCCCGACTCGCCCTACCAGGTGATGGCCGGCACCGTCATCGCGGCGGCCCTGGTCACCGGGATCAAGTCGGACCTGCCCGGTGATGTGATCGCCACCGTGACCGAGCCGGTCTACGACAGCGCCACCGGCCAGCATGTGCTGATCCCCCAGGGCTCGCGCCTGCTCGGCCGCTACAACAGCCAGGTGAGCTACGGGCAGAGTCGCGTGCAGGTGGTGTGGCAGCGGGTGATCCTGCCGGACACCTCGTCCTTCCAACTCGACAACCTGGTCGGCAGCGACGCCGCCGGCTATGCCGGCCTGGAGGATGGCGTCGACTGGCACTGGGACCGGATCGTCGCCGGCGCAGCCATGACCAGCCTGCTGGGCATCGGTGCCGAGTTAGCGGCGCCTGAAAGTCGCACCGACGGCGACCGCATCATTATCGCCGGACGCGACAGCCTGCAGGACACGGTGAACCAGGTCGGCCAGGAGGTCACCCGCCGCAACCTCGATATCCAACCCACGCTGACCCAGCGCCCCGGCTTGCCCCTGCGCGTGATCGTCAACCGCGACCTGGTGCTGCGCCCCT includes:
- a CDS encoding IclR family transcriptional regulator, encoding MTQTDQAGEAGRHGGIQVIARAGAIMRALGDNPQGLSLAAIAQIVDLPRSTVQRIITALEAEYLVETLGPVGGFRLGPALGQLISQTQTDIITLLKPYMLELSEQLDESVCVSTLVGNKAYVVDRVVAERELRVVFPIGIKAPAYATASGKALLAALSDEWMQPLLPDPLPIVTPCTPDRITLLEQLGQIAEGTVAEEHGELIEGLSSFAITLETYLGRYSIAVVGPTARLVTRREPFQQALHSCKQSVERAIGRRASHTS
- a CDS encoding response regulator transcription factor → MPQQQEQLVYVVDDDQGMLDSTVWLLESVGLKALPFTSGRAFLDACEPDRNACVLLDVRMPGMGGLNVQEELRQRGIELPLIFVSGHADVPIVVRAFRAGAVDFIEKPYNEQLLLDSVQQALSRSAQPVRHDARLAEVQARLDSLTPRERDVLVPLVRGYTNREVAEQLDISVKTVDLYRSRVMKRMQAETLPELVGMAIAAGLVDPLAMR
- a CDS encoding TrbI/VirB10 family protein produces the protein MNAKDDSQTAAPSPLPKEAPESLELRAQPRPVTRLNPRMLAVLVGGLASAVLGAMLWSLQPQPRRQGAEQTELYNVERIARSEGLEQLPADYSQLPPPAAPEVPQLGPPLPGDLGGAILRAEQQAQGYGYGQAGPDPAEAERLARLKEAEEAALSSVFFQTGSARKSNAASTGGAQLDPEILGAVPSAMVAGVSGTPAQQEQNEAFLSKSVNAQIRNSGLLQMPDSPYQVMAGTVIAAALVTGIKSDLPGDVIATVTEPVYDSATGQHVLIPQGSRLLGRYNSQVSYGQSRVQVVWQRVILPDTSSFQLDNLVGSDAAGYAGLEDGVDWHWDRIVAGAAMTSLLGIGAELAAPESRTDGDRIIIAGRDSLQDTVNQVGQEVTRRNLDIQPTLTQRPGLPLRVIVNRDLVLRPYQSFSTQQRNPQ